A single genomic interval of Daucus carota subsp. sativus chromosome 1, DH1 v3.0, whole genome shotgun sequence harbors:
- the LOC108213222 gene encoding probable LRR receptor-like serine/threonine-protein kinase At3g47570 translates to MIITNTSHPAAFSLLNCTTMISNFLRFYILFFFLLGTSTTFVYSFSNNFTDQEALLSLKHSISKDPSGVLDSWNNSINFCHWTGITCSRRRQRVTEIDLSSLNLAGTLSPRIGNLSFLKTISLNANSLHGFIPGEIGQLLRLQHLSLANNSFQGGFPVDLHGCKNIRTIDLENNHLEGELAIDFASWSKLYMFAVDINEFSGSIPPSIGNISSLRILDLGRNNFKGKLPTDFSSWPKLDEFSVIHNHIDGSIPPSIGNISSLRDLFLGYNNLVGGIPLEVSHLAKLERLSLSGNRLSGMVPLPLYNFSSLSIFALDNNLLEGTLPSDLGFTLLPRLQKFYAENNTFTGTLPPSIANASNLVIFELALNNITGPIPNNLGSLPNLQHLSLAVNPLGENMRPNDWRFFNSLVNCTHLKVLELAECSLRGELPKSIANLSTTMEFLYLYRNHIYGNIPLEIGKLVSLTHLHLGENFLTGRIPQSIGRLSKLGGLALYGNSLAGTIPTSISNITQLAARYLDANVLQGSIPSELFNISTLEEVFLSNNRLTGVIPAEVVLFSHCIHLNLSHNLFSGPLPSNIGSLKQLVELDVSNNKLRGDIPATLGDCVMLEILNVEGNLFQGKIPSSFKALRSLVLLDLSNNDINGSIPSFFDEFRQIVFLNLSHNKLVGEVSKEGLFSKVSAFSVIGNSELCGGIQALQLPACPEKVSRKKKRAFSQRVILLLVLVPLGMLLACLALIYYKRRNSKKFNDPVPGLKDDQYPKLSYQDLLRATNEFSPNNLLGEGTYGSVYKGVLDSVEHVLAVKVLNIKTHGANKTFLAECETLRHIRHRNLIKIITACSSIDFKGNDFKALVFEFMTNGSVDKWLHPSPDQGNERYLTLLQRLSISIDVALGVDYLHHHAHDSIIHCDLKPSNVLLDQDFVARIGDFGLARFRFAATTSDINQAHLSSAGVRGTVGYVPPEYGMGAEISVEGDVYSYGIFLLEMFTGKRPTCSSALLDNDNNLHDYVRNALPQRVMNIVDPRIIIDQEDHGLTTNHSYSKAILEVCLTSIFQVGILCSVEMPKERIDIGIAIKQLHAARDKLLQHSH, encoded by the exons ATGATCATTACCAATACTTCACACCCTGCAgcattttctcttcttaatTGTACAACCATGATTTCCAACTTTCTCCGATTCTACATTCTCTTCTTTTTTCTGTTGGGAACCTCAACAACTTTCGTATATTCATTTTCAAACAATTTCACTGATCAAGAGGCTTTGCTTTCTTTAAAGCATTCAATAAGTAAAGACCCCTCGGGTGTGCTAGACTCGTGGAACAATTCCATCAACTTCTGTCATTGGACAGGCATTACATGCAGTCGCAGAAGACAGAGGGTAACAGAAATCGATCTCTCATCACTAAACTTGGCGGGTACATTGTCTCCTCGTATTGGAAACCTATCGTTTCTAAAGACAATTTCCCTCAATGCAAACAGCTTACATGGCTTCATTCCCGGTGAAATTGGCCAACTGTTGCGCCTACAACATCTTTCTCTGGCAAACAACTCCTTTCAAGGTGGTTTTCCTGTTGATTTGCATGGTTGTAAAAATATAAGAACTATTGATCTGGAAAACAACCATCTTGAAGGAGAATTAGCAATTGACTTTGCTTCTTGGTCTAAACTTTATATGTTTGCTGTAGATATCAATGAATTTAGTGGATCAATTCCACCATCTATAGGAAATATATCATCTCTTCGTATTCTTGATCTGGGTCGTAACAATTTTAAAGGGAAACTACCCACTGATTTTTCTTCTTGGCCTAAGCTAGATGAGTTTAGTGTTATACACAATCATATTGATGGATCCATTCCGCCTTCAATAGGGAATATATCATCTCTTCGTGATCTCTTTTTAGGTTACAATAATCTAGTTGGGGGAATACCTCTCGAAGTGTCTCATCTTGCCAAATTAGAGCGACTTAGTTTGTCAGGAAACAGGTTGTCGGGTATGGTTCCCCTACCACTTTACAACTTTTCGTCCCTCTCTATTTTTGCTCTAGACAATAATCTGTTAGAAGGAACGCTTCCATCAGATTTGGGCTTCACCCTTCTCCCCAGACTACAAAAGTTCTATGCTGAAAATAACACTTTTACGGGCACACTTCCACCTTCAATAGCTAATGCTTCCAATCTTGTTATCTTTGAACTGGCACTTAACAATATAACTGGGCCTATACCGAACAATTTGGGTAGCCTTCCTAATCTTCAACACCTAAGTCTGGCTGTTAATCCACTTGGAGAGAATATGCGGCCCAATGACTGGAGATTTTTCAATTCCTTGGTTAATTGTACCCATCTAAAGGTGTTGGAATTAGCTGAGTGTAGTTTAAGAGGGGAGCTACCTAAGTCCATTGCAAATCTCTCCACCACGATGGAATTCCTGTATTTGTATAGAAACCACATATACGGAAACATACCTCTTGAAATTGGAAAACTTGTGAGCTTGACACATCTTCATTTAGGAGAAAACTTCTTAACGGGCAGAATTCCACAATCAATTGGAAGACTATCAAAGTTAGGTGGGCTAGCTTTGTATGGAAACAGTCTTGCAGGAACAATCCCAACTTCCATTAGCAACATTACTCAATTAGCTGCTCGCTATTTAGATGCTAATGTGCTCCAAGGAAGCATACCTTCTGAATTGTTTAACATCTCAACTCTAGAGGAAGTGTTCCTTTCTAACAACAGACTTACAGGGGTAATACCTGCGGAGGTTGTGCTTTTCTCCCATTGTATTCACCTTAATTTGTCCCACAATCTGTTCAGCGGTCCACTTCCCTCCAACATTGGAAGCTTGAAACAATTGGTTGAACTAGATGTTTCAAACAACAAACTAAGAGGAGATATACCAGCTACTTTGGGCGATTGTGTAATGTTGGAGATTTTAAATGTGGAAGGAAACCTTTTTCAAGGTAAAATTCCGTCTTCTTTCAAAGCTTTGAGAAGTCTTGTATTGCTAGATCTTTCAAACAATGATATTAATGGGAGTATCCCAAGCTTTTTTGATGAGTTTCGTCAAATTGTGTTCCTCAACCTGTCGCACAACAAGCTTGTAGGTGAAGTTTCGAAAGAAGGTCTGTTTTCAAAAGTTAGTGCCTTTTCCGTTATTGGAAATTCGGAGCTCTGTGGAGGTATTCAAGCATTGCAGTTACCTGCTTGTCCTGAAAAAGTCtccaggaaaaagaaaagagcatTTTCCCAGAGAGTAATACTACTCCTAGTTCTTGTACCCCTCGGAATGTTGTTAGCATGTCTTGCGTTGATTTACTATAAACGTAGAAACTCCAAGAAGTTTAATGACCCTGTCCCAGGATTGAAGGATGATCAATATCCCAAACTTTCTTACCAAGACCTTCTACGAGCCACAAATGAATTTTCTCCAAATAATTTGCTCGGTGAAGGAACATACGGTTCCGTTTACAAAGGAGTTCTCGACTCGGTGGAACACGTACTCGCGGTGAAGGTGCTAAACATTAAAACACATGGAGCCAACAAGACTTTTCTGGCAGAATGTGAAACATTGAGGCACATTCGTCATCGGAATCTTATCAAGATCATCACAGCATGCTCTAGCATTGATTTTAAGGGAAATGACTTTAAGGCATTGGTTTTTGAGTTTATGACTAATGGGAGTGTGGACAAGTGGTTGCATCCAAGTCCTGATCAAGGGAATGAAAGATACTTGACTCTACTTCAAAGACTAAGTATTTCCATTGATGTTGCTCTAGGAGTGGATTACCTACATCATCACGCCCATGATAGTATTATTCATTGCGACCTAAAGCCAAGTAATGTTCTTCTTGATCAGGATTTTGTTGCTCGTATTGGTGATTTTGGTTTGGCGAGGTTCCGCTTCGCTGCTACTACAAGTGACATCAATCAAGCACATTTGAGTTCTGCTGGTGTACGCGGAACAGTTGGATATGTGCCTCCAG AGTATGGAATGGGTGCTGAGATATCTGTAGAGGGAGATGTATATAGCTATGGGATCTTTCTACTAGAAATGTTTACGGGCAAACGACCTACATGTAGCAGCGCATTGCTGGACAATGATAATAATCTTCATGACTATGTGAGGAATGCACTCCCACAAAGGGTTATGAACATTGTGGATCCACGGATCATAATAGATCAAGAAGATCATGGTTTAACAACAAATCATTCATACAGCAAGGCTATCTTAGAGGTATGCCTGACATCAATATTTCAAGTGGGGATACTATGTTCAGTTGAAATGCCCAAAGAGCGCATTGACATTGGTATTGCGATCAAGCAGCTACATGCAGCAAGAGACAAACTTCTGCAGCACAGCCATTAA